Genomic segment of Paenibacillus sp. FSL R5-0623:
CAGCTGTGGACCGGATTGTTCCGACTCAAAATCACAAAGACCCGTTGCAGGTCACTGTTGAACCTTTTTATGAATGGGTCGTTCATCGTCCTGCCTTTCTGGATGGTTACAAGGAAATTGATGGTGTCCATTATGTGGATTCGCTTGAACCTTATATTGAGCGTAAAATGTTTACGGTCAATACAGGCCACTGTGTCGCCGCATACTTCGGCTATATCGAAGGATTCAAGACGATTAGACAGGTGATGAGTAATTCCCCCCTTCGGGCCAAGGTACGCCATGTTATGGAAGAGACGGGTCAGATGCTCATCCAGAAGCATGGATTCAACGCACAGAAGCATAACAAATATATCGACACCATACTGGAACGCTTCGCCAATCCCAACCTGACGGATCAGGTCACCCGGGTTGGACGTTCCCCCCTTCGCAAGCTTTCGCCTCATGATCGGCTTGTTCGCCCAGCGCTGCAGGCCAGCGAATTCGGAATTGAAATTCCTCATTTAACTTCTGCTATGGCGGCCGCAATGCTGTTTAATGACAAACACGACGAGGAAGCCATGAAGCTACAACACATGATTCGCGAAGATGGCGTCTCCGCCTTCATCCGTGAACGCATGGGAATTCCCGACGAACATCCCGTTCATCAGAATGTAATCGCCCGTTATCAGGAACTCAGAGGGCGCAAGGAATCGACTATACTAACCTGAGTAACTGATCAGGGCATTGGTTTGATCCTGCAAACTGAATAGAAGCACGGCCAAGAAGCCGGGAGGAACCTATGCAGCCGCATCGCTCCTTCTGGCTATTTGTCTATACACGGCACGGTACATTCTATCTATATGGTAGTAACGTTAATAAAACAGCGCATCTCCTCTCTCAAGGAAACACGCTGTTTAGGGAATCTTTTTAATTTACTACATCGTTTGGCTTAACTGTGTGACTCATCCATTCTCTACTCATTCATAATGGAATTGAGGGATGCGTATGCCATGGGCAGGAAACCTTCCGAAGGTTCACCAATAGGTGCTTGGATGTGGAAAATGAAACCATTGCCGTCCAGTTCTTTCACAATAAAGTACTCTGTTTTCTTATCATTCTGGGACATCATGTACAATCTTGCATCCTTCATCGGCCCGTTACTAAGTTGTTCAGCTGTCAATTGCTTCACTTCTCCGGTCTCGGACAACTCTTCCTTGGCATCCATCTTCAACATATCCAGATTAAAATCCGCCGGCAACTTCTCAATCTCTACCTCATAATCCGGATCAATCTTCATTGTTAATTCATGGTCTTCCGCATCAAAGGCCATCGGTTCAAACACATAAAGTGAATAACCTTTCGCTTGTGCCAGTGTCACTGGGCGTTTCTCGGTCATTCCTTCTACCGTCACTTCCAGCTCTGATGTCTTCGGACGATCAGACATTACTGTACCGCCTGC
This window contains:
- a CDS encoding mannitol-1-phosphate 5-dehydrogenase, with amino-acid sequence MKAVHFGAGNIGRGFIGHMLSASNYEVCFVARNPKKISMLQERQEYPITLANSDRDTTIVNNVTAINVNEQNLVAEEIASADLITTAVGVSALGDIAEPIAKGIQLRMKNNNQTPLHIIACENAIGGSTRLKKRIYPFLDEPTRKKAERYISFPNAAVDRIVPTQNHKDPLQVTVEPFYEWVVHRPAFLDGYKEIDGVHYVDSLEPYIERKMFTVNTGHCVAAYFGYIEGFKTIRQVMSNSPLRAKVRHVMEETGQMLIQKHGFNAQKHNKYIDTILERFANPNLTDQVTRVGRSPLRKLSPHDRLVRPALQASEFGIEIPHLTSAMAAAMLFNDKHDEEAMKLQHMIREDGVSAFIRERMGIPDEHPVHQNVIARYQELRGRKESTILT